One stretch of Glandiceps talaboti chromosome 7, keGlaTala1.1, whole genome shotgun sequence DNA includes these proteins:
- the LOC144437383 gene encoding RNA-binding protein 12-like isoform X1 yields the protein MTIIIRLQGLPWAASALDIRHYFKGLTIPDGGVHIVGGESGDAFIAFGTDEDARKAMMLTNQPLCGSKVTLMLSSKNEMQNVIAASRAAQARKRGDPFQGALEAAANEVVPPVQEERGLDRSKSFTTDMEPGSVHGGYPPAVSGRRSSDVSMSSYELGRSESIPYGRQEEPPFMHRSHDLSLDRPGHDRPGLDRPPHDRSSHGQDRMPYNQQNPMWMEDKPGFPYDKRDILNEPMPVHGRPGEPPFMGRMGEPPTRDAAPPRRGSYYSDRPDRPDRPDRPDRPHDHQPNRDADPLATLGGSSEQSFRNGRFERSFDDEPYRSRRFEETQSTARPDEAALRSHRFDERPDMDAFNSGPGDRERRRASQEGRFGDGPPFDQGRGGSQYHSSSNRFSEERQSRHEGRSRFEQSGPRSTDRPFEVDRRGRPPHGRSDQPPNIHEMRGGGGGSGMGSLLVGLPYAVSEEDIAKFFAGLMIERDGIFIGADRDGKRTGEAFVKFSSRRDHEESLKRNKQYIGSRYVNVQPCHERDWLMRLEGGGPKYRRHPDSYPGPMGSSRDSRRGRSRSPVRDTLCVSLQGIPFHADKRLIMEFFHGINITDDDIFLEKNDRGQASGMACIEFKNVHDFRNALEKNRQYLGSRYITVIAIGKDEMRSRMKARDKWSHENETPPLANLSGSTKSPPSNTETEKTSSEEKEKEPKNGSDRSNEEKPSVDGNAEVCIHLKNVPYLANNQDILQFLAGIPVPQQSIHRIYNDKGQTTGEAFVEFYTLEHAKLGAERNNQRIKERPIYIDRVTKADMDKRLKENEPCLKLAHEKRATAMAATAMVAGVGQPPLLATPPVFNPLLVGGMRRREWPRPPEMMGPGGHQREGGYDRRDNEQGSESVGGSSCVVGATNLPFSATIPEIVDFFHGYGAKPDSFRIHLNDAGQPTGDALVAFETPQQAIRALRELHNKPMGPRRVQLYLA from the coding sequence ATGACAATTATAATCCGACTGCAAGGTCTTCCTTGGGCTGCCAGTGCACTGGACATTCGGCATTACTTCAAAGGTTTGACTATTCCTGATGGTGGCGTCCACATTGTTGGTGGGGAAAGTGGGGATGCCTTCATTGCATTTGGAACAGATGAGGATGCCAGGAAGGCAATGATGTTAACAAACCAGCCACTGTGTGGCAGCAAGGTTACGTTGATGCTTAGCAGTAAGAATGAAATGCAAAATGTTATAGCCGCAAGTAGAGCAGCACAAGCCAGGAAACGTGGTGATCCATTTCAGGGTGCTCTTGAAGCGGCAGCAAATGAAGTTGTACCACCTGTTCAAGAAGAAAGAGGCCTTGATAGATCCAAAAGTTTCACCACAGATATGGAACCAGGGTCAGTCCATGGAGGATATCCACCAGCTGTAAGTGGACGACGTTCTTCTGATGTATCTATGTCATCATATGAACTTGGAAGATCTGAGTCTATTCCATATGGAAGACAGGAAGAGCCGCCATTCATGCACAGGTCACATGACCTGTCCTTAGATAGGCCTGGTCATGATAGACCAGGCCTTGATAGACCTCCACATGACAGAAGTTCTCATGGACAAGACAGGATGCCTTATAATCAACAAAATCCAATGTGGATGGAAGACAAGCCTGGTTTCCCCTATGACAAAAGGGACATATTGAATGAGCCTATGCCTGTACATGGACGACCAGGTGAGCCACCTTTTATGGGAAGAATGGGAGAACCTCCAACAAGAGATGCAGCGCCACCAAGACGTGGCTCATATTATTCAGATAGACCAGACAGACCAGATCGACCCGACAGACCTGATAGACCCCATGATCATCAACCAAACAGAGATGCAGATCCACTTGCAACTCTTGGAGGTTCAAGTGAACAGTCTTTCAGAAATGGAAGATTTGAGAGGTCTTTTGATGATGAACCATATCGTAGTAGAAGGTTTGAAGAGACTCAGAGCACAGCTAGGCCAGATGAAGCAGCTTTGAGAAGTCACAGGTTTGATGAAAGGCCAGACATGGATGCTTTTAACAGTGGACCAGGTGATCGTGAAAGACGTCGAGCAAGCCAAGAAGGAAGGTTTGGTGATGGCCCACCCTTTGATCAAGGCAGAGGAGGAAGTCAGTATCACAGCTCATCCAACAGATTCAGTGAAGAAAGACAAAGTCGACACGAGGGTAGATCAAGGTTTGAGCAGTCAGGCCCCAGATCTACAGATAGACCATTTGAAGTAGACAGACGTGGAAGGCCGCCACATGGAAGATCAGACCAACCACCAAACATTCACGAGAtgcgtggtggtggtggtggcagtggaaTGGGTTCATTGCTTGTTGGGCTTCCTTATGCTGTATCTGAAGAAGACATCGCCAAATTTTTTGCAGGGCTGATGATTGAAAGAGATGGCATCTTCATAGGAGCCGACAGAGATGGGAAGAGGACGGGAGAAGCATTTGTAAAGTTCAGTAGTCGTAGGGATCATGAAGAATCTCTGAAAcgaaataaacaatacattggTTCCCGGTATGTTAATGTTCAACCTTGTCATGAAAGAGATTGGCTGATGAGGTTAGAAGGTGGTGGACCAAAATACAGAAGACATCCTGATTCTTATCCTGGACCAATGGGTAGTTCACGTGATTCAAGACGAGGCAGGTCAAGGTCACCTGTCAGAGACACTCTTTGTGTTAGTCTGCAAGGAATTCCATTTCATGCTGATAAACGTCTGATAATGGAATTCTTTCATGGAATAAATATCACAGACGATGACATCTTTCTCGAAAAGAATGATAGGGGACAGGCAAGTGGCATGGCCTGTATTGAGTTCAAGAACGTCCATGATTTCAGAAATGCTTTGGAGAAAAATAGACAGTATTTGGGATCAAGATACATAACAGTCATTGCTATCGGTAAAGATGAAATGCGGTCAAGGATGAAAGCACGTGACAAGTGGTCACATGAGAATGAGACACCACCACTTGCTAATCTTAGTGGAAGTACGAAATCACCCCCTTCAAACACTGAAACTGAAAAAACTAGCTCTGAAGAAAAGGAAAAGGAGCCTAAAAATGGCTCAGATAGGAGTAATGAGGAAAAACCATCTGTTGATGGAAATGCAGAAGTATGTATTCATTTGAAAAATGTACCATACTTAGCCAACAATCAAGATATCCTACAGTTTTTAGCAGGCATTCCAGTACCTCAACAAAGTATACATAGAATTTATAATGATAAAGGACAAACAACTGGGGAAGCCTTTGTAGAGTTTTATACACTTGAGCATGCAAAGCTAGGAGCAGAAAGAAACAATCAACGCATTAAAGAGAGACCAATATATATTGATAGAGTCACCAAGGCAGATATGGACAAACGGTTGAAGGAAAATGAACCCTGTTTAAAACTTGCACACGAGAAGAGAGCGACAGCAATGGCAGCGACAGCAATGGTAGCAGGTGTGGGTCAACCACCATTACTTGCAACCCCGCCTGTATTTAATCCTCTTTTGGTTGGAGGTATGAGAAGAAGGGAATGGCCAAGACCACCTGAGATGATGGGACCCGGAGGTCATCAAAGAGAGGGTGGGTATGATAGAAGGGATAATGAACAGGGAAGCGAAAGTGTAGGTGGTAGTTCCTGTGTGGTAGGAGCTACTAACCTTCCGTTTAGTGCTACTATACCAGAAATTGTGGATTTCTTTCATGGATATGGGGCTAAACCAGACTCTTTCCGGATTCACCTCAACGATGCAGGCCAACCAACAGGAGACGCTCTGGTAGCCTTTGAGACCCCACAACAGGCTATCAGAGCTCTCAGAGAGCTTCACAACAAGCCCATGGGACCAAGGAGGGTACAGCTGTATCTAGCTTAA
- the LOC144437383 gene encoding RNA-binding protein 12-like isoform X2, with protein MTIIIRLQGLPWAASALDIRHYFKGLTIPDGGVHIVGGESGDAFIAFGTDEDARKAMMLTNQPLCGSKVTLMLSSKNEMQNVIAASRAAQARKRGDPFQGALEAAANEVVPPVQEERGLDRSKSFTTDMEPGSVHGGYPPAVSGRRSSDVSMSSYELGRSESIPYGRQEEPPFMHRSHDLSLDRPGHDRPGLDRPPHDRSSHGQDRMPYNQQNPMWMEDKPGFPYDKRDILNEPMPVHGRPGEPPFMGRMGEPPTRDAAPPRRGSYYSDRPDRPDRPDRPDRPHDHQPNRDADPLATLGGSSEQSFRNGRFERSFDDEPYRSRRFEETQSTARPDEAALRSHRFDERPDMDAFNSGPGDRERRRASQEGRFGDGPPFDQGRGGSQYHSSSNRFSEERQSRHEGRSRFEQSGPRSTDRPFEVDRRGRPPHGRSDQPPNIHEMRGGGGGSGMGSLLVGLPYAVSEEDIAKFFAGLMIERDGIFIGADRDGKRTGEAFVKFSSRRDHEESLKRNKQYIGSRYVNVQPCHERDWLMRLEGGGPKYRRHPDSYPGPMGSSRDSRRGRSRSPVRDTLCVSLQGIPFHADKRLIMEFFHGINITDDDIFLEKNDRGQASGMACIEFKNVHDFRNALEKNRQYLGSRYITVIAIGKDEMRSRMKARDKWSHENETPPLANLSGSTKSPPSNTETEKTSSEEKEKEPKNGSDRSNEEKPSVDGNAEVCIHLKNVPYLANNQDILQFLAGIPVPQQSIHRIYNDKGQTTGEAFVEFYTLEHAKLGAERNNQRIKERPIYIDRVTKADMDKRLKENEPCLKLAHEKRATAMAATAMVAGVGQPPLLATPPVFNPLLVGGMRRREWPRPPEMMGPGGHQREGTRFGGGY; from the exons ATGACAATTATAATCCGACTGCAAGGTCTTCCTTGGGCTGCCAGTGCACTGGACATTCGGCATTACTTCAAAGGTTTGACTATTCCTGATGGTGGCGTCCACATTGTTGGTGGGGAAAGTGGGGATGCCTTCATTGCATTTGGAACAGATGAGGATGCCAGGAAGGCAATGATGTTAACAAACCAGCCACTGTGTGGCAGCAAGGTTACGTTGATGCTTAGCAGTAAGAATGAAATGCAAAATGTTATAGCCGCAAGTAGAGCAGCACAAGCCAGGAAACGTGGTGATCCATTTCAGGGTGCTCTTGAAGCGGCAGCAAATGAAGTTGTACCACCTGTTCAAGAAGAAAGAGGCCTTGATAGATCCAAAAGTTTCACCACAGATATGGAACCAGGGTCAGTCCATGGAGGATATCCACCAGCTGTAAGTGGACGACGTTCTTCTGATGTATCTATGTCATCATATGAACTTGGAAGATCTGAGTCTATTCCATATGGAAGACAGGAAGAGCCGCCATTCATGCACAGGTCACATGACCTGTCCTTAGATAGGCCTGGTCATGATAGACCAGGCCTTGATAGACCTCCACATGACAGAAGTTCTCATGGACAAGACAGGATGCCTTATAATCAACAAAATCCAATGTGGATGGAAGACAAGCCTGGTTTCCCCTATGACAAAAGGGACATATTGAATGAGCCTATGCCTGTACATGGACGACCAGGTGAGCCACCTTTTATGGGAAGAATGGGAGAACCTCCAACAAGAGATGCAGCGCCACCAAGACGTGGCTCATATTATTCAGATAGACCAGACAGACCAGATCGACCCGACAGACCTGATAGACCCCATGATCATCAACCAAACAGAGATGCAGATCCACTTGCAACTCTTGGAGGTTCAAGTGAACAGTCTTTCAGAAATGGAAGATTTGAGAGGTCTTTTGATGATGAACCATATCGTAGTAGAAGGTTTGAAGAGACTCAGAGCACAGCTAGGCCAGATGAAGCAGCTTTGAGAAGTCACAGGTTTGATGAAAGGCCAGACATGGATGCTTTTAACAGTGGACCAGGTGATCGTGAAAGACGTCGAGCAAGCCAAGAAGGAAGGTTTGGTGATGGCCCACCCTTTGATCAAGGCAGAGGAGGAAGTCAGTATCACAGCTCATCCAACAGATTCAGTGAAGAAAGACAAAGTCGACACGAGGGTAGATCAAGGTTTGAGCAGTCAGGCCCCAGATCTACAGATAGACCATTTGAAGTAGACAGACGTGGAAGGCCGCCACATGGAAGATCAGACCAACCACCAAACATTCACGAGAtgcgtggtggtggtggtggcagtggaaTGGGTTCATTGCTTGTTGGGCTTCCTTATGCTGTATCTGAAGAAGACATCGCCAAATTTTTTGCAGGGCTGATGATTGAAAGAGATGGCATCTTCATAGGAGCCGACAGAGATGGGAAGAGGACGGGAGAAGCATTTGTAAAGTTCAGTAGTCGTAGGGATCATGAAGAATCTCTGAAAcgaaataaacaatacattggTTCCCGGTATGTTAATGTTCAACCTTGTCATGAAAGAGATTGGCTGATGAGGTTAGAAGGTGGTGGACCAAAATACAGAAGACATCCTGATTCTTATCCTGGACCAATGGGTAGTTCACGTGATTCAAGACGAGGCAGGTCAAGGTCACCTGTCAGAGACACTCTTTGTGTTAGTCTGCAAGGAATTCCATTTCATGCTGATAAACGTCTGATAATGGAATTCTTTCATGGAATAAATATCACAGACGATGACATCTTTCTCGAAAAGAATGATAGGGGACAGGCAAGTGGCATGGCCTGTATTGAGTTCAAGAACGTCCATGATTTCAGAAATGCTTTGGAGAAAAATAGACAGTATTTGGGATCAAGATACATAACAGTCATTGCTATCGGTAAAGATGAAATGCGGTCAAGGATGAAAGCACGTGACAAGTGGTCACATGAGAATGAGACACCACCACTTGCTAATCTTAGTGGAAGTACGAAATCACCCCCTTCAAACACTGAAACTGAAAAAACTAGCTCTGAAGAAAAGGAAAAGGAGCCTAAAAATGGCTCAGATAGGAGTAATGAGGAAAAACCATCTGTTGATGGAAATGCAGAAGTATGTATTCATTTGAAAAATGTACCATACTTAGCCAACAATCAAGATATCCTACAGTTTTTAGCAGGCATTCCAGTACCTCAACAAAGTATACATAGAATTTATAATGATAAAGGACAAACAACTGGGGAAGCCTTTGTAGAGTTTTATACACTTGAGCATGCAAAGCTAGGAGCAGAAAGAAACAATCAACGCATTAAAGAGAGACCAATATATATTGATAGAGTCACCAAGGCAGATATGGACAAACGGTTGAAGGAAAATGAACCCTGTTTAAAACTTGCACACGAGAAGAGAGCGACAGCAATGGCAGCGACAGCAATGGTAGCAGGTGTGGGTCAACCACCATTACTTGCAACCCCGCCTGTATTTAATCCTCTTTTGGTTGGAGGTATGAGAAGAAGGGAATGGCCAAGACCACCTGAGATGATGGGACCCGGAGGTCATCAAAGAGAGG GTACTAGATTCGGCGGCGGTTACTGA